In Torulaspora globosa chromosome 1, complete sequence, a genomic segment contains:
- the MOT3 gene encoding Mot3p (ancestral locus Anc_2.533), with product MENYPIRQQQGQLQANPREDGLHGSDMSGIRRGDEPQQQQQQQQQQQQQQQQRHPVPLQPNYQYEYPYKYPSVSNVMYAGNNPPRNSVSYYVNEQDSSHQLSKQSSGVNVLYPNVLPGMYHQGNVFQAGTQPQSSAPPPQQHPQQQQYYQYPPNMPLTAPQFPPHQYYPIYPPVGGLSQPRDTAAQRSRQLVLLDNSNSNGMLPSLQIQQPLIQQTAGKHHLSIPFQPPHTQARIAPADDPRLTYQQPLPLPSVAPSGWINDTNDNSERRADGNVPRIKDSIDGADDIDNYDEDGDRKSGRRILDQGSVHKCHLCNKSFKRRSWLKRHLLSHFPDRHFACPWCLSKHKRKDNLLQHMKLKHTDYVLQELRSHNIKVDGGFLTISNSNNNSNNSNNNSSNNSSSTSTSSSSNNIRSLLYEGKLNKDEVKKVLNSLIDKHNNAHN from the coding sequence ATGGAAAACTATCCAATAAGGCAGCAGCAGGGCCAGCTACAAGCAAACCCTAGGGAAGATGGTCTCCATGGGAGTGACATGTCTGGGATCCGCAGAGGGGACGaaccacagcagcagcaacaacaacagcagcagcagcagcaacagcagcagcaaaggCACCCGGTACCCTTGCAACCTAACTATCAATACGAATATCCTTACAAGTATCCCAGTGTGTCAAACGTCATGTATGCGGGGAACAATCCTCCACGGAACAGCGTATCCTATTACGTGAATGAGCAGGATTCTTCACACCAACTCTCTAAGCAGAGCAGTGGTGTTAATGTCTTGTATCCAAACGTTTTACCGGGAATGTATCACCAGGGCAACGTGTTTCAGGCAGGGACGCAGCCGCAATCATCAGCCCCGCCCCCACAGCAGCACccgcagcagcaacaaTACTACCAATACCCGCCAAACATGCCTCTGACAGCGCCGCAGTTTCCGCCGCATCAGTACTATCCCATTTATCCGCCGGTCGGGGGGCTATCGCAACCTCGCGATACCGCAGCACAACGGTCACGGCAACTGGTTCTCCTAGATAACTCTAATTCCAATGGAATGCTGCCAAGTTTACAAATCCAGCAGCCGCTGATACAGCAGACGGCCGGCAAACATCATCTATCCATACCGTTTCAACCGCCACATACCCAGGCGAGGATTGCGCCCGCGGACGATCCAAGACTGACATATCAGCAACCTCTACCACTGCCGTCCGTCGCCCCGAGTGGGTGGATTAACGATACCAATGACAATAGTGAACGTAGAGCCGACGGCAATGTACCGAGAATTAAGGACAGCATTGATGGAGCCGACGATATCGACAACTACGACGAGGATGGTGATCGGAAATCTGGAAGGAGAATTCTAGACCAAGGCTCCGTCCATAAATGCCATCTATGTAAcaaatctttcaagagaaggTCTTGGTTGAAACGTCATTTACTGTCCCATTTCCCAGATCGTCATTTTGCATGTCCCTGGTGCCTGAGCAAACACAAAAGAAAGGACAATCTTTTGCAGCACATGAAACTCAAGCATACGGATTACGTCTTACAAGAGCTGCGTTCACACAACATCAAAGTGGATGGTGGTTTCCTTACAATTTcaaacagcaacaacaacagtAACAACAGCAAtaacaacagcagcaacaacagcagcagcacctctaccagcagcagcagcaacaacatTAGATCCTTGCTGTACGAGGGaaaattgaacaaagaTGAAGTTAAAAAAGTTCTAAATTCTCTCATTGATAAGCATAATAACGCGCATAATTGA
- the TVP18 gene encoding Tvp18p (ancestral locus Anc_2.534) yields the protein MALSIKQFINVAGIVKDLKSFNFSLYGQWFGYINIFLCIALGIANLFHVSAVIAFGIVAIVQGLIILFVEVPFLLKICPLSDNFIEFIKRFETNGSRTIFYIVMAVIQWCSIAVQATSLIVVAVGLTISAVSYAIALGKHQEFQNTHILKNPTDDDFPHEAVVREML from the coding sequence ATGGCATTGAGCATTAAACAGTTTATTAACGTTGCTGGAATCGTTAAggatttgaaaagcttcaatttcagccTTTATGGACAATGGTTTGGTTACATTAACATTTTCCTTTGTATAGCGCTTGGGATTGCCAATCTCTTTCATGTTAGTGCTGTTATTGCCTTTGGGATTGTGGCTATTGTTCAGGGCTTGATCATATTATTCGTGGAAGTACCTTTCCTCTTGAAGATATGTCCCCTAAGCGATAATTTCATCGAGTTTATCAAGAGATTCGAGACCAATGGTTCCAGAACCATCTTTTACATTGTAATGGCGGTGATCCAGTGGTGTTCAATCGCTGTACAAGCCACAAGTTTGATCGTTGTCGCTGTGGGGTTGACCATCTCAGCTGTAAGTTATGCGATTGCGCTTGGTAAACATCAGGAATTTCAAAACACAcatatcttgaaaaatCCCACAGATGACGATTTCCCGCACGAAGCTGTCGTTAGAgagatgctttga
- a CDS encoding RING finger and CHY zinc finger domain-containing protein, with protein MASRIMTNLDDSGYHTASDHEYDEVESLRKAIPSRTAANETVPTKKDLGYISRRLQSSAFISDLQHGLSFNNALTRLQTMKALMEQLVSDAIDNNVESGDDFQDCASSHDSLEDKGVEEPKGITRVTTPKLIPMYNDVVIPQDKYPDNGAHEDATENEREMAELEPLTVISSHEKKDHKILRSRIRQINDLKVQPKQKAIMIQKLMMGNVKIANDQVDKRCAGSSDDSELISVESITTPDDLRPVFQRPGVLGCPHYQRACKLLCGVCNKWVPCRLCHDELQHDNPHVLDKDRIYWIMCMRCQNVQRPSRACEKCLEEFASYCCEKCKLYDNDEAKDIYHCDKCGICRLGLGLGVDFFHCDGCQACLSIELQDNHKCIERATMSNCPICGEYMFTSVKPVVYMSPCGHAIHQHCFDEYTRHSYKCPHCQVTVLNMDAQFRVLDKEIEEQPLPEPYSNWMCIVSCNDCKGRSKCNYHILGLKCGHCLSYNTIQVKLIKPENGEEDNRINSAALEQFSHSMNHSLSENLLRDHFQTEEISPIINMDNSMLSNFDQYMNGYFKEAHRDGDKESHNVNDFINTKNLFGQEKSENDGCSSNIAESQGMSRVGSLTGKFKQLIGDSLPVQRSITDVFQMWRQEGGSGQENLPQQSSPDDPDK; from the coding sequence ATGGCAAGCCGGATTATGACTAATCTAGACGACTCAGGGTACCACACAGCTAGCGATCATGAGTATGATGAAGTCGaaagtttgagaaaggcTATCCCGAGCAGAACTGCCGCGAACGAAACTGTTCCTACCAAGAAAGATTTAGGCTACATCTCGAGGAGACTGCAGAGCAGCGCCTTCATAAGCGATTTGCAGCATGGATTGAGCTTTAATAATGCGCTGACCAGACTACAAACGATGAAAGCTCTGATGGAACAACTGGTGTCGGATGCCATCGATAACAATGTGGAGAGCGGGGATGATTTCCAGGATTGTGCATCATCGCAtgattctcttgaagataaGGGTGTGGAGGAACCAAAGGGTATTACTCGTGTTACAACGCCAAAGTTGATTCCCATGTATAATGACGTGGTGATCCCACAGGATAAATATCCAGACAACGGGGCCCACGAAGATGCTACGGAGAACGAAAGGGAGATGGCGGAGTTGGAACCTCTGACTGTAATATCATCGCACGAGAAGAAGGATCATAAGATACTGCGGTCGAGGATAAGGCAAATCAATGATCTCAAAGTACAACCAAAACAGAAGGCGATAATGATTCAAAAATTAATGATGGGTAACGTTAAAATCGCAAACGACCAGGTGGACAAGCGGTGTGCGGGAAGTAGCGATGATAGCGAGCTAATTTCAGTAGAGTCAATTACCACGCCAGATGATTTGCGACCAGTTTTTCAGAGACCAGGCGTACTGGGCTGTCCGCATTACCAGCGAGCTTGCAAATTGCTATGCGGAGTCTGTAATAAGTGGGTTCCTTGCAGGTTATGCCACGACGAGTTGCAGCATGATAATCCTCACGTACTGGACAAAGACAGAATATATTGGATCATGTGTATGAGATGTCAGAACGTTCAACGGCCTTCAAGAGCCTGTGAAAAATGCTTGGAGGAGTTTGCATCGTATTGTTGCGAAAAATGTAAACTTTACGATAACGACGAGGCTAAAGATATTTACCACTGTGATAAATGCGGGATTTGCAGATTAGGTTTGGGATTGGGTGTGGATTTTTTCCATTGTGACGGTTGCCAGGCATGTCTCTCCATCGAGCTGCAGGACAACCACAAATGTATCGAACGAGCAACAATGTCAAACTGCCCAATCTGTGGGGAGTACATGTTCACCTCGGTAAAGCCAGTTGTTTACATGTCACCGTGCGGCCATGCCATCCATCAGCATTGCTTCGACGAATATACTAGACACTCCTACAAATGCCCACATTGCCAAGTAACGGTTCTCAATATGGATGCTCAGTTTAGGGTACTGGATAAAGAGATAGAAGAGCAACCATTGCCAGAACCTTACAGCAACTGGATGTGCATTGTTTCATGCAACGATTGCAAAGGCAGAAGCAAATGTAACTATCACATTTTAGGCCTAAAATGCGGACACTGTTTGAGCTATAACACCATCCAGGTAAAGTTGATCAAGCCTGAAaatggcgaagaagataatCGCATAAATTCTGCTGCATTGGAACAGTTCAGTCACTCAATGAACCACTCACTAAGCGAAAACTTGCTACGGGACCACTTCCAAACAGAGGAAATATCTCCCATCATTAACATGGATAATTCCATGTTATCAAATTTCGATCAGTACATGAACGGATACTTCAAAGAGGCACATCGCGACGGAGACAAGGAAAGTCATAATGTCAATGACTTTATAAATACCAAGAACCTCTTCGGACAAGAAAAGAGTGAGAATGATGGCTGTTCATCCAACATCGCGGAATCACAAGGTATGAGCAGGGTTGGCTCGCTGACGGGCAAATTCAAGCAACTAATAGGTGACAGCTTACCTGTACAAAGATCAATAACCGACGTGTTTCAGATGTGGAGGCAAGAAGGTGGCAGCGGACAAGAAAATTTGCCACAGCAGTCGAGTCCCGACGACCCAGATAAGTAG
- a CDS encoding NHP6B family protein (ancestral locus Anc_2.535), translated as MSSTIQIPNLNSGNSPKQEDSNSSTNNILSIGTDHLQYQPLDPPETQFRELHQFSTRQAQSLSHYPTQAFQPQYHVPPPNQQQQQQQPQQQQLHQQQQQQQQKQQQQQLEQQQQLQQQQQLQQQQQQQQQQQQQQQAYYQQPYTQFANQPNQHLQQAQQRQPQYSNQHLQQIQQQPNPGSAPQEFNYTQGNSGLQAFNQQQLSELMYNSFLSHLAQKQVSSALGSALGTASHINPATAVAAGSSFLTQPVQRYFHNNMNASPTMMEAAHPAMMQPSQQIQLQNAQPVAKKMSSTQSRIEKRKQLKKQGPKRPSSAYFLFSMSIRNELLQQYPEAKVPELSKLASAKWKELSDDEKKPFYEEFRTNWEKYRVLRDEYEKTLPPKRPSGPFIQFTQEIRPVVVKENPDKNLIEVTKMIGERWRNLDPATKAEYTENYKRRLKEWESCYPEEAEEKEFKK; from the coding sequence ATGTCTTCTACTATCCAAATACCGAACCTAAATTCCGGTAATTCCCCCAAACAAGAGGATTCGAACAGCTCTACTAACAACATCCTATCCATAGGAACGGATCATCTGCAGTACCAGCCGCTAGATCCTCCCGAAACTCAGTTCAGAGAATTACATCAGTTTTCGACGCGTCAGGCACAGAGCTTAAGTCATTATCCGACTCAGGCTTTTCAACCGCAATACCACGTACCACCTCCTAatcaacaacaacaacagcagcagccacagcaacagcagctacatcagcaacaacagcagcagcaacagaagcagcagcaacaacaactagagcagcaacaacaattacagcagcagcagcagctacaacaacaacaacaacaacaacaacaacaacaacagcaacagcaggCTTATTATCAACAGCCTTATACGCAGTTCGCGAATCAACCAAATCAGCATCTGCAGCAAGCTCAACAAAGGCAACCCCAGTACTCTAATCAGCACTTACAGCAGATTCAGCAACAGCCCAATCCAGGATCGGCCCCGCAAGAATTTAACTACACACAAGGTAACTCGGGTCTTCAAGCATTCAACCAACAACAGTTATCAGAACTCATGTACAACTCATTTCTCTCCCACTTGGCTCAAAAGCAAGTATCAAGCGCTTTAGGCAGTGCTCTAGGCACTGCTTCTCACATTAACCCTGCTACGGCAGTCGCGGCTGGTTCCTCGTTCCTCACTCAACCAGTACAGAGGTACTTTCATAACAACATGAATGCTTCACCTACTATGATGGAAGCTGCACATCCGGCTATGATGCAACCATCTCAGCAGATCCAATTGCAAAATGCTCAACCTGTCGCCAAAAAGATGTCTTCTACACAGAGCAGAATCGAGAAGAGGAAACAGTTAAAGAAGCAAGGTCCAAAGAGGCCCTCATCTGCCTATTTCTTATTTTCCATGTCTATCAGAAATGAACTCCTCCAACAATACCCCGAGGCTAAAGTACCGGAACTTTCCAAGTTAGCATCAGCCAAGTGGAAAGAATTGTCTGACGACGAAAAGAAACCATTTTATGAGGAGTTCAGGACCAATTGGGAAAAATATAGAGTTTTGAGAGACGAATATGAAAAGACTCTACCCCCTAAGAGGCCTTCTGGACCCTTCATTCAGTTTACTCAGGAAATTAGACCTGTTGTGGTCAAGGAGAATCCGGATAAGAATTTAATTGAAGTGACCAAAATGATTGGTGAGAGATGGCGCAATCTTGATCCAGCTACGAAGGCTGAGTACACTGAGAATTACAAAAGAAGATTAAAAGAATGGGAAAGCTGTTATCCAGAAGAggcagaagagaaggaattTAAGAAATGA
- the IRC21 gene encoding Irc21p (ancestral locus Anc_2.536), translating into MTNLEMGEPSNPIAKRVGQAKDALRRPAAPGVQRMLAVPLGSKLTPELNHTEKSELAIQAGCSTLGAGGYRSKVRLKPGHSALDWHELVSGKGKKQGLVVGIEKLLNEDFERLQHLNHPQSLMQLQRGVPTYMIRPPLRIDKEMLQKHSSLDDCWCVIRGNVYCLTYYFDFHPGGVDILLKNCAGKDGTKAFEKYHRWVSFDKLLETCLVGVYVI; encoded by the coding sequence ATGACAAACTTGGAGATGGGCGAACCATCGAATCCAATAGCCAAACGAGTTGGGCAGGCAAAAGACGCTCTAAGAAGGCCGGCTGCTCCCGGTGTTCAGAGAATGCTGGCCGTCCCATTGGGATCAAAGCTCACGCCAGAATTGAACCACACAGAAAAATCGGAGCTTGCAATTCAGGCAGGATGTAGCACATTGGGAGCAGGTGGGTACAGGAGCAAAGTTAGACTGAAGCCGGGCCACAGCGCATTGGATTGGCACGAGTTGGTGTCTGGAAAGGGCAAGAAGCAGGGATTAGTCGTTGGGATTGAGAAGCTTCTCaatgaagactttgaaagattACAACATCTCAATCATCCTCAGTCTCTTATGCAATTGCAAAGAGGCGTTCCTACTTATATGATTAGACCGCCTCTGCGAATCGATAAGGAAATGCTCCAAAAACATTCATCCCTCGACGACTGCTGGTGTGTGATTCGGGGAAATGTCTATTGTCTAACATACTATTTCGACTTTCATCCTGGGGGGGTTGATATTCTGCTCAAGAATTGCGCCGGTAAAGATGGGACGAAggcatttgaaaaataccATAGGTGGGTAAGCTTTGATAAACTATTGGAGACGTGTCTGGTCGGTGTCTACGTTATTTAG
- the SDD2 gene encoding Sdd2p (ancestral locus Anc_2.537), with protein MDSELQALREARLAELKKGSPGPSSGSENGSGGANGGVGQLIAGYLQPQALERLSRVSLVRPDRAQAVEQYLARIVSQGALTHKVTEDEIVQILHGVAREQNKKNDTKIIFDRREAAIDDHEVTKNGDEDDDDFFD; from the coding sequence ATGGATTCTGAACTGCAGGCTCTGAGAGAAGCCAGGTTGGCTGAATTGAAAAAAGGTTCGCCGGGCCCCAGTAGCGGTTCCGAGAATGGCAGCGGTGGTGCCAACGGCGGCGTTGGACAGCTCATTGCAGGCTATCTTCAACCGCAGGCTCTTGAGAGGCTCTCTAGGGTTTCGCTGGTGAGACCAGATCGTGCACAGGCGGTGGAACAATACCTCGCGAGAATAGTGAGCCAGGGTGCTCTAACGCATAAGGTAACTGAGGATGAGATCGTGCAGATTTTACACGGTGTAGCCAGGGAgcagaacaagaagaacgacaCAAAAATCATCTTTGACAGGCGGGAGGCAGCCATAGATGACCACGAAGTGACGAAGAACGGCGATgaggacgacgacgatTTTTTTGACTAG
- the RCO1 gene encoding Rco1p (ancestral locus Anc_2.538), with amino-acid sequence MKSYLEPAKRSENAGDEINQEDSLSPSLFKTPNNVRKSKNESNDTASRSNSPSGPNSRRPRRSASQKVDYDLKKRRIIPSDDYSMKQRGRNPSCSSLEKNRDDDEGDEVDDEEGATFKSVIECDEEGNVIQMNEPEKIKDAINGATGLPLSQGPPEKVKKESLWNYKRALSSPNSFVSLSSSEDRSGLELKIYRPKLKTEKSETITRLSSLRQRIHPKDIYKDKRDKYIKPEYENASKKDLEHHPSAHIKIKATVSKDSKTKLFGQNSLTHLAATTARGSSRGSTPAQEVENDDFCSSCLQTGSFLCCDTCPKSFHFLCLNPPLDPDNLPEGDWSCTQCAFKQNHPNLSQVKKVEKEFIGTKLPINARLFGKLLFQLEATNPRQFKLPQSIKDTFQHVKSGSRAQYCDEREKEHLSEKQLFDSPYGQCITKQDTYNPDIHIDQDTGKLLVCYRCGTSKMGTWDNPEKSRLIMRCDYCKTPWHLDCVPHVPRASLKNLGTNWKCPLHAPTKGVFHKQRRLVRAQKYVEPQQSCGFKNDGEIDIVLDEISAPASRGMMESLKRDGDFPPISILREKSIKLDFLDKVLQAKKVQRENDFKSQERLIDKLVTSHERSKKNENSSLDEVLSFLYFTLSGTPNLKKLWDFKELCKVAEQQSIEQELKEDRMTNEELKQLVILKKLLESKPKEDILKILNLNK; translated from the coding sequence ATGAAAAGTTACCTGGAACCTGCGAAACGGAGTGAGAATGCTGGTGATGAAATAAACCAAGAAGATTCTTTGAGTCCATCTTTGTTCAAGACCCCCAATAATGTGCGAAAGTCCAAAAATGAGAGTAATGACACTGCTAGCCGATCCAATTCACCTAGCGGACCTAACTCAAGAAGGCCTAGAAGATCTGCATCACAGAAAGTGGACtacgatttgaaaaagaggAGAATCATTCCTTCGGATGACTATTCGATGAAACAGAGGGGCAGAAACCCATCTTGTTCGTCATTGGAGAAGAATAGGGATGATGACGAGGGAGATGAGgtggatgatgaagagggaGCGACTTTTAAGAGCGTCATAGAATGCGACGAAGAGGGGAACGTAATACAGATGAATGAGCCTGAGAAGATTAAAGATGCAATCAACGGTGCAACTGGTTTACCTCTGAGTCAAGGACCTCCGGAGAAGGTTAAGAAGGAGTCTTTGTGGAACTATAAAAGGGCTCTatcttctccaaactcttttgtttctctTTCGTCATCTGAGGACAGAAGTGGCTTGGAATTGAAAATTTATAGGCCCAAGTTGAAGACTGAAAAATCCGAGACCATCACAAGATTAAGTAGCCTGAGGCAGAGGATACATCCCAAAGATATCTACAAAGATAAAAGAGACAAGTACATCAAGCCGGAATACGAAAACGCATCGAAAAAGGATCTTGAACATCATCCATCGGCACATATCAAGATAAAGGCTACTGTTTCGAAAGACTCGAAAACGAAACTTTTTGGACAGAATTCCTTAACCCATTTGGCTGCCACAACCGCGAGAGGTAGTTCCAGGGGCTCAACGCCCGCTCAGGAAGTCGAAAACGATGATTTTTGTTCATCATGTCTGCAAACGGGATCCTTCTTATGTTGTGATACATGTCCCAAGTCATTTCATTTTCTGTGTCTAAATCCACCTCTAGATCCTGACAATCTTCCTGAGGGTGATTGGTCCTGCACGCAATGTGCTTTCAAGCAAAACCATCCCAATCTGTCTCAGGTTAAGAAAGTCGAGAAAGAATTCATAGGAACGAAACTGCCTATCAACGCTAGACTTTTTGGAAAACTATTATTTCAATTGGAGGCCACCAATCCTCGACAGTTCAAGCTCCCACAGTCCATTAAAGACACTTTCCAGCACGTAAAAAGTGGCTCTAGAGCGCAATATTGTGAcgaaagagagaaagagcatCTTTCAGAAAAGCAACTTTTCGACTCGCCGTACGGACAGTGTATCACTAAGCAGGATACATATAATCCTGACATACATATCGATCAGGACACTGGTAAGCTGCTGGTATGCTACAGATGTGGTACTTCTAAAATGGGGACATGGGACAATCCAGAAAAATCACGACTGATTATGAGATGTGATTATTGTAAAACGCCGTGGCATTTGGATTGTGTACCGCACGTACCTCGCGCTTCGCTTAAGAATTTAGGTACAAATTGGAAGTGTCCGTTGCACGCACCCACCAAGGGAGTTTTCCACAAGCAGAGAAGATTGGTCCGAGCTCAGAAGTACGTGGAACCCCAACAAAGTTGTGGCTTCAAGAATGATGGTGAGATTGATATCGTTCTCGATGAAATTAGCGCTCCTGCCTCTAGGGGAATGATGGAGAGTCTAAAGAGAGATGGAGATTTTCCACCCATTTCAATCCTTCGAGAGAAGTCGATCAAGTTGGATTTCCTGGACAAAGTTCTCCAAGCCAAGAAGGTGCAAAGAGAAAATGACTTTAAATCCCAAGAGCGGCTGATAGACAAACTTGTAACATCTCATGAACGAAGCAAGAAAAACGAGAACAGTAGCCTTGATGAAGTTCTTTCATTTCTTTACTTTACGCTAAGTGGCACTCccaatttgaagaaactgtgggatttcaaagagctctGTAAAGTGGCAGAGCAGCAGTCAATTGAGCAGGAACTCAAAGAAGATAGAATGACAAATGAAGAGCTAAAGCAGCTTGTAATACTAAAGAAATTATTAGAATCGAAGCCTAAAGAAGATATTCTaaagattttgaatttGAATAAGTGA